A single genomic interval of Methylobacterium bullatum harbors:
- the lgrE_1 gene encoding Linear gramicidin dehydrogenase LgrE produces MAASPWILDDGPASIRVFCFPYAGGGASIYKGWQAGLPAGMRLCRVQLPGRETRFSEPAFHHMDPLAEALLDGLRPHFASGPYILFGHSMGGSIAAEITRRLVGGNGRPPLHLIVSASRPSHIPAPHPIHALPDAEFRAALARDGGTPSAVIESDELMGIFSPTLRADHAVVETWIRPRPERIPVPITCIAGRRDSIVPHAIASTWQLHAGGGYRQIDIDDGHFFLRNHATALQNAIALAAAPMMETTV; encoded by the coding sequence ATGGCCGCCTCACCCTGGATCCTCGACGATGGGCCCGCTTCGATCCGCGTATTCTGTTTTCCCTACGCTGGCGGTGGCGCATCCATCTACAAGGGATGGCAGGCAGGCCTGCCTGCGGGCATGCGGCTGTGCCGTGTCCAGCTGCCCGGCCGGGAGACCCGGTTCTCCGAGCCGGCTTTCCACCATATGGATCCGCTGGCCGAGGCGTTACTCGACGGGCTACGGCCCCACTTCGCAAGCGGGCCCTACATCCTGTTCGGGCACAGCATGGGTGGGTCAATCGCTGCCGAGATCACCCGGCGCCTCGTCGGCGGCAATGGACGCCCCCCGCTTCACCTGATCGTCTCGGCATCGCGGCCTTCGCATATCCCGGCCCCGCACCCGATCCATGCCCTGCCCGATGCAGAGTTCCGAGCAGCGCTCGCCCGCGACGGCGGTACGCCGAGCGCGGTGATCGAGAGCGACGAGTTGATGGGAATCTTCTCACCGACCCTTCGGGCGGACCACGCCGTCGTCGAGACCTGGATCCGTCCACGGCCGGAGCGGATACCAGTTCCCATCACCTGCATCGCTGGACGTCGCGACAGCATTGTGCCGCACGCGATCGCATCAACGTGGCAACTGCATGCCGGGGGCGGATATCGGCAGATCGACATCGATGACGGCCACTTCTTCCTTCGAAACCATGCCACCGCCTTGCAGAACGCCATCGCTCTGGCGGCTGCGCCGATGATGGAGACGACGGTATGA
- the ccr gene encoding Crotonyl-CoA reductase, which translates to MTMLILDAPTIHTRPPAREVGPLLDLILSGETKSDHYASLPVPRRMRALILRREDEEALRRIPVEARALSRSLHHAEVATPEPDAGEVLVAVMAAGLNFNTIWSALHEPMSPFRYLSQFAQIEPGNAKHNLDYQIIGSDAAGVVVRVGPGVYNCRPGDRVVIHPGVISGTSVAAYRDALHDPDIKAWGFETNFGGLAEFCLVRANQILPKPAHLSWEEAASLPLVNETVYRMLISENGARIRLGESVLIWGATGGLGSLAIQYVLRAGGHPIGVVSSREKARLARALGCEAVIDRSAEGYVFTGPDGRPNMRDMLRFRKKVKALNHGREPEIVFEHTGRETFAASVFVAAHGGRVVTCGSTSGYEHSYDNRYLWMHVKSIIGSHGATYHEAWKANDLVCQGVITPVLSRTYPLSDAIAGVECMRGNRHVGKISVLCLAPREGLGIERPEMRVRIGEDRLSLFSA; encoded by the coding sequence ATGACGATGCTCATCCTGGATGCTCCTACCATCCACACGCGACCACCGGCCCGCGAAGTCGGCCCCCTCCTCGACCTCATACTTTCCGGAGAGACGAAGAGCGATCACTACGCCTCCCTTCCGGTGCCGCGACGTATGAGAGCCCTCATATTGCGCCGGGAGGACGAAGAGGCCCTTCGTCGGATCCCCGTCGAGGCGCGCGCGCTGAGCCGGAGCCTGCACCATGCCGAGGTCGCCACACCGGAACCCGACGCCGGCGAAGTCCTCGTGGCCGTCATGGCCGCGGGACTGAACTTCAATACGATCTGGTCGGCGCTGCACGAGCCGATGTCACCTTTCCGATATCTCAGCCAATTCGCACAGATCGAACCCGGCAACGCCAAGCATAACCTCGATTACCAAATCATTGGTTCTGATGCCGCCGGTGTCGTGGTTCGGGTAGGCCCCGGGGTATACAACTGCCGCCCGGGGGATCGGGTCGTCATCCATCCCGGTGTGATCAGCGGGACGTCGGTTGCCGCCTATCGTGACGCGCTGCACGATCCCGACATCAAAGCCTGGGGATTCGAGACGAATTTCGGGGGGTTGGCCGAGTTCTGCCTCGTCCGTGCCAACCAGATCCTGCCCAAGCCCGCACATCTGAGCTGGGAGGAGGCCGCATCCCTGCCGCTGGTGAACGAGACCGTTTACCGGATGCTGATTTCCGAGAACGGGGCCAGGATAAGGCTCGGCGAAAGCGTACTGATCTGGGGTGCGACAGGCGGCCTCGGCAGCCTCGCGATTCAGTACGTCCTGCGCGCCGGCGGCCACCCCATCGGCGTCGTGTCGAGCCGCGAGAAGGCCCGCCTTGCCCGCGCCCTGGGATGCGAGGCGGTGATCGACCGCTCGGCGGAGGGCTACGTCTTCACGGGGCCGGATGGTCGTCCGAACATGCGCGACATGCTGCGCTTCCGAAAGAAGGTGAAGGCTCTCAATCACGGCCGCGAACCGGAGATCGTGTTTGAGCATACCGGGCGCGAGACGTTCGCGGCCAGTGTGTTCGTCGCCGCCCACGGCGGTCGAGTCGTCACTTGCGGATCAACCAGCGGCTACGAGCACTCCTACGACAATCGCTATCTTTGGATGCACGTCAAATCGATCATCGGTTCCCATGGTGCCACCTACCATGAGGCTTGGAAGGCGAATGATCTCGTCTGCCAGGGCGTGATCACCCCGGTCCTGTCACGGACTTATCCCCTCTCGGATGCCATCGCCGGCGTCGAGTGCATGCGGGGCAACCGCCATGTCGGGAAGATCAGCGTGCTGTGCCTCGCTCCGCGCGAAGGACTCGGCATCGAGCGTCCGGAGATGCGTGTCCGCATCGGCGAGGACCGCCTCTCCCTCTTCTCCGCATAA
- the tetA gene encoding Tetracycline resistance protein, class B gives MNSLSRKTLATILFGLIVFGIGQTVLFAMLGPVARDIGLDVVDVGLVVTVSALVVVVVSPFWGRAADRWGRTRTLALGLAGYAVTTALFAYVLHLGLIGDISVYVVFGLMLACRVLYALVAAAIQPSASAIVAAATDEAGRASGMALVGAGFVFGTILGPVIGAGLVGWGLLTPLFATAGLAGLAAIATLVWVESPMGPETKAAKAAVKPSDPRLWPTLLLAALAFVTIAITQQTLSFYVQDLLGLDSAAATRQVGFALAGFALAALVSQILIVRQLSPTPRTMLRLGAAGLLTGFVALVLAQNLALIVAGCIALGVGYGVIMPGLQTTASLAVGQAEQGAAAGLVSAAMALGFVVGPILGTSLYYVEPRLPFLMAVGFSIGLLAAVASDRLAPVARRIG, from the coding sequence ATGAATTCGTTGTCCCGTAAGACGTTGGCCACCATCCTGTTCGGATTGATCGTGTTCGGGATCGGCCAGACCGTGCTGTTCGCGATGCTCGGCCCTGTCGCCCGCGATATCGGCCTCGACGTCGTCGATGTCGGTCTCGTCGTCACGGTCTCGGCGCTTGTCGTCGTGGTCGTCTCACCGTTCTGGGGGCGTGCCGCCGACCGCTGGGGACGAACGCGCACGCTAGCACTGGGCTTAGCGGGCTACGCCGTCACGACCGCGCTCTTCGCCTATGTGCTGCATCTCGGCCTCATCGGCGACATCTCGGTCTACGTGGTCTTCGGACTGATGCTGGCGTGTCGGGTTCTCTACGCGCTGGTCGCTGCAGCCATCCAACCCTCCGCGTCGGCGATCGTTGCGGCCGCAACCGATGAGGCGGGGCGTGCCTCCGGCATGGCACTGGTCGGCGCAGGCTTTGTCTTCGGAACCATCCTCGGCCCGGTGATCGGAGCCGGTCTCGTCGGCTGGGGATTGCTGACACCGCTCTTTGCCACCGCCGGTCTGGCAGGTCTCGCGGCGATCGCGACCCTGGTGTGGGTCGAATCACCGATGGGACCTGAGACGAAGGCAGCCAAGGCCGCGGTGAAACCCAGCGATCCGCGGCTATGGCCGACCCTGCTCCTTGCCGCGCTCGCCTTCGTCACGATCGCCATAACCCAGCAGACCCTGTCCTTCTACGTCCAGGATCTGCTCGGCCTCGATTCCGCGGCTGCGACGCGACAGGTCGGCTTCGCCCTGGCCGGTTTCGCGTTGGCCGCCCTGGTGAGCCAGATCCTCATCGTCAGGCAGCTCTCGCCGACGCCGCGTACGATGCTGAGACTTGGGGCGGCGGGACTACTGACAGGTTTCGTCGCCCTCGTCTTGGCACAGAACCTTGCCCTCATCGTCGCTGGCTGCATCGCCTTGGGCGTCGGCTACGGCGTCATCATGCCGGGTCTGCAGACCACGGCCTCCCTGGCGGTCGGGCAGGCTGAGCAAGGCGCCGCCGCAGGACTGGTCTCCGCCGCCATGGCTCTCGGATTCGTGGTGGGGCCGATCCTCGGCACCTCCCTCTATTACGTCGAGCCGCGTCTCCCCTTCCTCATGGCCGTCGGCTTCAGCATCGGCCTCCTGGCCGCAGTCGCATCGGATCGCCTCGCTCCCGTCGCCCGGAGGATCGGATGA